Within the Engraulis encrasicolus isolate BLACKSEA-1 unplaced genomic scaffold, IST_EnEncr_1.0 scaffold_57_np1212, whole genome shotgun sequence genome, the region acCATTCAAACtatacaggacattagcgaaccctgttttagtagatagctgccacactacaaacgaacaaagaaacttctttgctactaccacactacaagcTTATATCATTTTCATGGTGGCCTTTTATCaatatttttaattgatttttgggagttgtactactgaaataaaacatggtttctcttctccctgtcaagtaaactccagtgatttcctgccaagtcaaccgcATCTTGTTCTTCCTTTTCCttattcaaacctccgcggtagggtcgaagaatagaacacagctgacctatcagggccagatactcactgaactgctgcaagcacattgaccaatcacagtccaAGAGCATAGtttcagctcacggacatttcagcctgggagtaCCATGCGTGTATcgcagccaggggttgttttatcgCTGTACAGAGGGGTGTGGTGGCTACTGTTCTGTACTGCACCTCAGTTGAGGTGCTACtgtgaatccccctttagggaATACTCTACAACATTCCTTGTGCCttgaaaaaaaactttatttgaaaagtagtcaaaaactcaaaacaagTAATAATACATTTCTGAAGGATTTTCAAGTTCTAATAAAATAGTCAGATGGTAAAATTCTAAAGaataaaaaaatcacaacaaTATAAATGAAAGAAACAACACCAGGACACTTTGAATAAAGTTCATatcgtgtatacagtatgtgatgcTGGTTATCTAACTTGTTGGGTTAGCGGAGTGTTTTAGGCATTTCATATCGTGTATGTGTTTGGAGATGCTGGATTATCTAACTTGTTGGGGTAGTGGAGTGTTTTAGGCAGTAATATTTTAATCATTTGTTCATGTCTGCTCCCATCGGCTTTATTCTCTCCAtgaccacaagcacacaccaaccaaccccccccccacacacacacacacacacaaagctacttaacaccacacacacacacacacacacacaaagctacttaacaccacacacatacacttctatCATTAtccacagacacccacccacacctacAATGATATCATGCCAGTGGGTGTTTTTGAAAGGTGTTGTTTAAaaagaaagtattattattattagtagtagaagtagttgaGTCTATTAGCTAAAGTACTGCTACAGGAGTGACGACAGCACCTGCATTTGCATCAGGGTTCTTTAGGGTCTAGATTGTAATTTACCTAAATATGCGTCAGGATTCTTTAGGTTTTATTTTGTAATTTGCATCAATGCATATGCGTCAATGTTAGTTGGGCTCTATATTGTAATTCTAACCAGGGAGCCCTCTGAAAATATGTTTTGTGATATAAAATGTGGTCAGAACATTAAAACCACAGTTTATAATCTATTGTAATTACATTGACTTGTCATTTTCTGTACATAGTATCATCTATATCATGATCCTCACCACAAATAAATCAAATACATTGATGTTGAATATCTTAGTAAATGTACAATAGAACTGAATTTACAATCAGCATGATTCCTATACAACATGCAGATGGAACACAGTGCAACAGGTCTTGTTCTCCAGTCTCAACTTGCAGATGCTCTTCACAGACTTTTGCACTGCTGTTAGTTGCTCTCAATGTGGATTTCTTGGTGGGTGATGAGGTTATCTTTAcgtgtaaaatattttccacatgtagtacactggtaaggcttttctccgGTATGGGTTCTTTGATGCCTGTCTAGAGTTCTTTTCTCTATAAAGCCTTTTCCACCTGTGtcacactggtaaggcttttctctGATGCTTGATGAGGTCACTTTTCCTGACGAAGACtcttccacatgtagcacactggtatggcctttcccctgtatggattctctggtgatCAGCTAAAGAGGTGCGTCGTGAAAAGGCTGCTCCGCATGTTGAGCACTGAAATGGTTATTCTctagtatggattctctgatgcttGATGAGGTCACATTTCCTGGCaaagtcttttccacatgtagtacactggtgaggcttttctccagtatggattctctggtgctGGCTGAGGGCAAATTTCTggttaaagccttttccacatgtagcacactggtagggcctttccccagtatggattctctggtgatTAGATAAAGAGCTGCTGTGTGAAAAGGCTGTACCGCATGTTGaacactgaaatggtttttccccattatggattctctgatgggtCACGAGGTCACCTTTCtgtgtaaagccttttccacatgtgacacactggtaaggcctttccccagtatggattctctgatgcctGATGATGTTACCTTTCtgtgtaaagccttttccacatgtggcacactggtaaggcctttccccagtatggcttctctgatgggtgatgaggtcACCTTTCTGTTTAAAGACTTTTCCACATGTATTACACTGGTAAGACCTTTCCCTAGTATGAAATCTCTGGTGTTTTTTGAGATATGCCTTCAATGCAAATCcctttccacatgtggcacactggtaaggcctttccccagtatggCTTTTCTGATGGGTGATAAGGTTACCTTTCTGTGTAAAGACTTTTCCACATGTATTACACTGGTAAGACCTTTCCCTAGTATGAAATCTCTGGTGTTTTTTGAGATATGCCTTCAATGCAAATCcctttccacatgtggcacactggtaaggcctttctccagtatggattctctggtgttCTTTGAGATATGCCTTCAATGCaaatcctttcccacatgtggcacactggtgTTGGTATGCGTTATTATGAGCTGCCTGGAGTTCAcctgagaaaaagaaaagaagaaacacaTACAAATGAGTAAACTATTTGCAactgtaggggtaatcccacatttattggacgtgaggaatattcttcctcacgcaagggcaccaaaatatgtaggttctactacatttatgggtacggggactattcttcctcacacacgggcaccaacatatgtagggtcaactacaattaatgggtacaacgttaaatgtaagggaagtacagtaatgtaattataattacattaataagtatacaattcttatacagttccaaatatgtaatgtgttattactatatgtgaggaataagagtataagaaatgatgcatgaagagtgtgttaaactcttcacgctgggtatcaataatgtgtaggtgtgtacttatggaatcgtcaattgtctaattaatgattgcataaaacacggttcatgaccatctcataaaatcatgaccattattgactaataatctgaaggttttgtgtgaattcttttctggttgacttcgtagaaattgttcaaataagacaaacacagttcaccacaatgtacatttattgtaaaagcatcatccggtcataacaatgtttatcttggtctcttcagatcacacgacatggttccagtgatccatatccttggtctgttcatctctcttgagaccaagataaacaaatttgctttagatggtgtcaagcatgtgtggtggtaaacaagtgagttttacaaaaaaggtgaatcctctcataagccaagcatggtagtgggactgacatggtttggggatgcatgaatgctgtcaacattggcaatctgaaatacacctaaaagaaacatacatgtcaacatgcactgtgactactgaagtagatcatgatattctccataggattgcattcaaatctcacaccaatctatttaagccagatgcagactcaaaatgtaaaagttcaatgcaaagaaaggttgaaacgcacactgatcccttttcatttcgtttcattgggagacgattcgagccaacatagccccttctgtaccggattttaatctggggtgtactcacttttgtgagtacatgttcaaacattaatggctgtattttgtttttttctgagtgaacaagaaatttaagcggttaaatatgttgttaaaaggtcactaatcattgtgcaaagtgaaatttctgtaatgctttcctatgaaaagatatactcaaaaatctgcaaaactgtgaggggtgtattcactttcgtgatatactgtagcactgagcgataattaatcattttgtcaaaagtctggttcctCTTCTGTGATTTCCATgatttttcaatttcaaagtataatTTTGAGTACGATATTATAATACCTACCTaaacgctttcgggttgggcc harbors:
- the LOC134444507 gene encoding zinc finger protein OZF-like, with translation MDAMKEEDIYDFLPEHLTTDMKEEDIYDFLPEHLSADMKGSSTWTLTCKEEPCLLHEIKGEKFQVMELSGHESTSTTQPSAPSQQAASLKAIKEEDIYDFLPEYLYRTKEEENETDTLDMKEEDLDMKKEPESSRMEHNAHVTPSGELQAAHNNAYQHQCATCGKGFALKAYLKEHQRIHTGERPYQCATCGKGFALKAYLKKHQRFHTRERSYQCNTCGKVFTQKGNLITHQKSHTGERPYQCATCGKGFALKAYLKKHQRFHTRERSYQCNTCGKVFKQKGDLITHQRSHTGERPYQCATCGKGFTQKGNIIRHQRIHTGERPYQCVTCGKGFTQKGDLVTHQRIHNGEKPFQCSTCGTAFSHSSSLSNHQRIHTGERPYQCATCGKGFNQKFALSQHQRIHTGEKPHQCTTCGKDFARKCDLIKHQRIHTRE